A stretch of Pseudomonas sp. 7SR1 DNA encodes these proteins:
- a CDS encoding nuclear transport factor 2 family protein has translation MKKATLIVSFLCLFSGYAAAATSSAEQEVAQAVDHLTQAMLHKDIPQLQALAAENLTYGHSSGNIQDKKAFIADIETGKSAFKTLEMKNQKIILSGDTALVRNHFSAQALKGTEVVPTEIENFQIWQKQKDGKWLLIGRQAFRF, from the coding sequence ATGAAAAAAGCGACATTGATCGTCAGCTTCTTGTGCCTGTTCAGCGGCTACGCAGCGGCAGCCACCTCATCGGCCGAACAGGAAGTGGCCCAGGCCGTCGACCACCTGACCCAGGCCATGCTGCACAAGGACATCCCGCAACTCCAGGCCCTGGCCGCCGAGAACCTGACCTATGGGCATTCCAGCGGCAACATCCAGGACAAGAAAGCCTTCATTGCCGACATCGAAACCGGCAAGAGTGCGTTCAAGACCCTGGAAATGAAGAATCAGAAAATCATCCTGTCGGGAGACACCGCCCTGGTGCGTAACCACTTTTCGGCCCAAGCGCTCAAGGGCACCGAAGTGGTCCCAACGGAAATCGAGAACTTCCAGATCTGGCAGAAGCAGAAAGACGGCAAGTGGTTGTTGATCGGTCGTCAGGCATTCCGGTTCTGA
- a CDS encoding tautomerase family protein, with amino-acid sequence MPFVNVRITRDGVTREQKAQVIAEITDTLQRVLGKDPHLTHIVIEEVDTDNWGYAGMATTHYRSLPKE; translated from the coding sequence ATGCCTTTCGTCAATGTGCGAATTACCCGAGACGGCGTTACCCGCGAACAAAAAGCCCAGGTGATCGCCGAAATCACCGATACCCTTCAGCGCGTACTGGGCAAGGATCCACACCTGACCCATATCGTGATCGAGGAAGTCGATACGGATAACTGGGGGTACGCGGGAATGGCGACGACCCACTATCGAAGTCTTCCCAAGGAATGA
- a CDS encoding LysR family transcriptional regulator, whose translation MKRHFEDLQLGSIELFCLAAEAGSFTAAAQLAGVTPAAVSRSVFRLEERLGSRLFVRTTRSIRLTEAGRTYFEQCRQALTQLVEAQQEMMGAQSVPSGQLRISLPTTYGHHRILPLLPTFRALHPQVSVDVHLSNRNIDFVAEGYDLAVRVRAQPDSSMIARLLEDAKLVVIASPDYLRRAGTPQTLEDLDVHECIQFELPSSGRRISWLFNVDGREREVFGQGGYCCSDDVLGGVSLARHGAGLFQTYRFIVEKELADGSLVEVLQPYSGRSRPFTLLYPHGRYVPQRVRAFVDFLLTYRQQWAEA comes from the coding sequence ATGAAACGTCATTTCGAAGACCTGCAGTTGGGCAGCATAGAACTGTTTTGCCTGGCGGCAGAGGCGGGCAGTTTCACCGCTGCGGCGCAACTGGCAGGGGTAACCCCCGCGGCGGTGAGCCGTTCGGTCTTTCGCCTGGAAGAGCGCCTGGGCTCCCGGCTTTTCGTGCGTACCACCCGCAGCATCCGCCTGACCGAAGCCGGCAGGACCTACTTCGAGCAATGCCGCCAGGCGTTGACGCAACTGGTGGAGGCGCAGCAGGAAATGATGGGGGCGCAGTCGGTACCGTCCGGGCAACTGCGCATCAGCTTGCCCACCACGTATGGTCACCACCGCATCCTGCCATTATTGCCGACCTTTCGGGCGCTGCATCCGCAAGTCAGCGTGGACGTCCACTTGAGCAACCGCAACATCGATTTCGTGGCCGAAGGGTATGACCTGGCTGTCCGGGTGCGGGCCCAGCCGGACTCCTCCATGATCGCCCGCCTGCTGGAAGACGCGAAGCTGGTGGTCATCGCTTCCCCGGACTATCTGCGTCGGGCCGGGACCCCACAGACCCTGGAAGACCTGGACGTTCACGAATGCATCCAGTTCGAATTGCCCAGCAGCGGTCGTCGCATCTCCTGGTTGTTCAATGTCGACGGCCGGGAGCGCGAAGTGTTCGGCCAGGGCGGCTACTGCTGTTCGGATGATGTGCTGGGTGGGGTCAGCCTGGCCAGGCATGGGGCTGGGTTGTTTCAGACGTATCGATTCATTGTCGAAAAGGAACTGGCGGATGGGAGCCTGGTGGAGGTGCTACAACCCTACAGTGGCCGATCCCGTCCGTTTACGTTGCTCTATCCTCACGGCCGGTATGTGCCGCAACGGGTGCGTGCTTTCGTGGACTTCCTGTTGACGTACCGGCAGCAGTGGGCCGAAGCCTGA
- a CDS encoding SDR family NAD(P)-dependent oxidoreductase → MSINKTVIVTGASSGIGLGLVKAFLDRGYNVVGNARSGAGLDNAAALLGHPAAFIGVVGDIADPSTATALVERAIEAFGAVDGLVNNAGFFLPKPFVEYSPQDLDALLDTNLKGLVFTSQAAAAHMISRQQGFIINISAAVALQPNIQVPAALPVLIKGGVNQMTRALALELSPYNIKVNAVAPGIVDTPMHDPAHREFLNGLAPAGRVGTIEEIAQAVLYLASADFTTGAILPVDGGMSTGKW, encoded by the coding sequence ATGAGCATCAACAAAACCGTCATCGTCACCGGCGCGTCCAGCGGGATCGGCCTGGGTCTGGTCAAGGCATTCCTGGACCGGGGTTATAACGTGGTGGGTAATGCGCGCTCCGGGGCCGGCCTGGACAATGCCGCCGCCCTGCTCGGTCATCCGGCCGCCTTCATCGGCGTGGTGGGCGATATCGCCGATCCTTCGACCGCAACGGCACTGGTCGAAAGAGCCATCGAGGCGTTCGGCGCCGTCGACGGATTGGTCAACAACGCCGGCTTCTTCCTGCCCAAGCCCTTTGTCGAATACAGCCCCCAGGACCTGGACGCGTTGCTGGACACCAACCTCAAAGGGCTCGTCTTCACCAGCCAGGCCGCGGCCGCCCATATGATCAGCCGTCAGCAAGGTTTCATCATCAACATCTCGGCCGCCGTGGCCCTGCAGCCCAACATCCAGGTACCGGCGGCGTTGCCGGTGCTGATCAAGGGCGGCGTCAACCAGATGACCCGCGCCCTGGCCCTCGAGCTGTCGCCCTACAACATCAAGGTCAACGCCGTGGCCCCCGGGATCGTCGACACACCGATGCATGATCCGGCACACCGCGAGTTCCTCAACGGCCTGGCCCCGGCCGGACGCGTAGGCACCATCGAAGAGATCGCCCAAGCCGTGCTGTACCTGGCCAGCGCAGATTTCACCACCGGCGCGATACTGCCAGTGGACGGCGGCATGAGCACGGGCAAGTGGTAA